Proteins from a single region of Chthonomonadales bacterium:
- the minC gene encoding septum site-determining protein MinC: MTVAAAAKSMSPLELRSAALTLVAVVLKTTDLSVLERELAERVAATPGLFDSDPVAIDLSRVREASEPIDFAELIVLLRGHRLVPVAARGGNAEQMAAAAAAGLAEAPDAPRAPPLLMTEVREVQLPAPPPMIVDKPLRSGQQVYARGSDLIVLALVSFGAEVIADGSIHVYAPLRGRALAGAKGDTTARIYTTCMQAQLLSVAGVYRTGEAALPAALDARAAMARRDGDNLIVEALSG, encoded by the coding sequence ATGACCGTTGCCGCTGCCGCGAAGTCGATGTCTCCGCTCGAATTGCGGAGCGCGGCGCTGACGCTGGTGGCGGTGGTGCTGAAGACCACCGACCTCTCGGTGCTGGAGCGCGAACTGGCCGAGCGCGTCGCCGCGACGCCTGGGCTGTTCGACAGCGACCCGGTGGCGATCGATCTCTCGCGCGTGCGCGAAGCCAGCGAGCCGATCGACTTCGCCGAACTGATCGTGCTGCTGCGTGGCCACCGCCTGGTGCCGGTGGCCGCGCGCGGCGGCAATGCCGAGCAGATGGCCGCCGCCGCCGCCGCCGGCCTGGCCGAGGCGCCCGACGCGCCGCGCGCGCCGCCGCTGCTGATGACCGAGGTGCGCGAAGTGCAGCTCCCCGCGCCACCGCCGATGATCGTCGACAAGCCGCTGCGCTCGGGCCAGCAGGTCTACGCGCGCGGCAGCGACCTGATCGTGCTGGCGCTGGTGAGCTTCGGCGCCGAAGTCATCGCCGACGGCAGCATCCACGTCTACGCGCCGCTGCGCGGCCGCGCGCTGGCCGGCGCCAAGGGCGACACCACGGCGCGCATCTACACCACCTGCATGCAGGCGCAACTGCTGTCGGTGGCCGGTGTCTACCGCACCGGCGAGGCGGCGCTGCCCGCGGCGCTCGACGCGCGCGCGGCGATGGCGCGGCGCGATGGAGACAACCTGATCGTCGAGGCGCTCTCCGGCTGA
- a CDS encoding P-loop NTPase, producing MARIIVVTSGKGGVGKTTTSASFASGLALRGHKTAVIDFDVGLRNLDLIMGCERR from the coding sequence ATGGCGAGAATCATCGTCGTGACCTCGGGCAAGGGCGGGGTCGGCAAGACCACCACCAGCGCCAGCTTCGCCTCCGGGCTCGCGTTGCGAGGGCACAAGACCGCGGTGATCGACTTCGACGTTGGCCTGCGCAACCTCGACCTCATCATGGGTTGCGAGCGCCGCG